A region of the Styela clava chromosome 1, kaStyClav1.hap1.2, whole genome shotgun sequence genome:
CAATATCAGATACAGGAAATATTGTGACATGACAAAAGTACATGCAGACCATGTATTGTACAAAATGGCGCTATTTATTGGATATCAAAACTTTTTCAACTCATTTAACATTATTAACCTTACTGAATTGACTTCAAAAAGGcagataatattttaaaatgtcaaAGGTCGTGCTTCAGATGTCTGACTATGATCAGATGGAAGATTACTGATTACAATTTGTGAAAGTCTAATACAAGACTTTCAAAACAACTCAATATAGGCGTTTATATTCTTCGATTCTATTTTAAAAACCTATTTCAACACTGTCACATACATTTTTCGTAGCCTGAAACAATTTTTGGATTTTAAAAGTTTTTGGAAAGACACGTTTTCATGACCTGATATGTTATGGTCTTAATTAGAAAATAACTATGAACTATGAACTTAATTagaaaataagagaattagaaatttcagaaatgCCTCGGCAACGCCCTGAAGAGCATATTTTCAAATACTGGTTATATCTGACATTGGCAAACTCCAGCCCGTCGggaattcaatctggcccgcctgatgctgccacaaccaaactaaaaccaagttTAGATGCCATAGTTCAAAATAgttcaagaaatttgttgagattgcgattaatttttgtttcgacgcaaggcttattgttttccacttttgcttttgtaacactgtaaatattgttcataaacgtaatttattttttacgtcacacttacatgacccgctaatctaggtgggcaaaatttttggtctGATCTAAAAACCGTGACCACCTCTGGGTTACATCCTAGGTCAAACCATGTTCAGCAAAGAAATTCGAAAGTAATCGGCAGAAATTTTAGAAAagacacaaaaaaatttaagattttATATTATTGAGAAAACAAATCAATGTTACATGATTGACCTCCAACATTTGAAGGTCATATCATCAAGATGAAggtcaaattgtttgttttcattaaaataaatttgtttatgatgTAATAGTGAAGGTTATAGGTCACATGATTACAAAAGAAAGAGGTCATCAGCAGAATTGGTTGATATTTGTAGTTtctatttattcaacaataatttatcaaattaatatatatttcactcCACACTGGTATGTCCAAAATGAGAACATTTCAGGGCATTCCTgaagcatgtgaaccaagatggcagacactggAACGTGATTTGTGTATCAGGTTaaaattaggccataattttattccaattagtTCTATTGCGTATTCAGGGACTAggcaagtgactcccgtagtatttgtacctgaaattatggcctaaacctaacctggtgaACATACTACGAtccgatgtccgccattttggtttaaatactacaggagtatccaTTACAGTCGATATACAAtgagccactgatatctaattatAAGAAGAAGCTATCTTTAATTAAAAGAATCTTTcaggttcagcattgcctacagattaatgaaaaagaatggggctcccgaagtatgcgaaccaagatggcggacatcggaatgtaatatgtgtactaggttagggttaggccataattttgggtataaatactacgggaggctcttggctagtcttcgaactgataatatgactaaaataaggaaaattggaaaaaaattatctctaaccctaacctgttacccatgttacgttccgatgtccgtcatcttggttcgcatacttcgagagcaccaAAAGAATTAATGTGAactttagaacagtggttcccaatctgcGGCCCATAACAATTTAATGAGACCCGCTAAACTTTAGTGAAATAGTTAaacatttaatgtttttacctgtttttgttttagataccgccaattgttcATTATCCCAGTTCAAGCAcatgtatattcgtaacaattccattataccggtatcttaattTCGCACCGTTACCGGCCCTATCAGGGCTTCCACCGTTACTATGAACAATCTCccgcttctaattttaattaatGATTTGATTGAATCCTGGATAAGAAAAGATTTCAACCAGAAACCTGTAATCTGTGATGCCAATGCTGTAACTCCAACGCTTCAACCACGAGTCTACCACGTCACccgaaaatgaaaattgaaattcattacTTACAGCAAAAAGTCCCATCGTTGTCCCATAGATTGCTCCAAACACGATGTCCGTTGCATGATGTTTGTTGTCGAGGAATCTGGTACAGCATGTATAAATTGCACCGGCTAAAGCAAAAGCTTGGAGACCAATCTTGAACATTCGTAAGATCTTGTATTTCATCCGTAATTCAAGGTAAAACTGTGAAATAAAATAAGACCTTTAATATATATCTTGAGAACTTCAGtcaaacattaaaaatttggttctcctgaagtatgcacaccaagatgtcgcataacctgaaccctaacctggtacacaacctgagttcaggttgtgcgccatcttggtgcgcatacttcaggaggtccaaaaattGTTTGTCAAGTAAGGGACTGTTTGTATTTCGTCTCATTCTTGTGAAACTGAAAGAAAATTGTTGGAAATTCACTTCGAGGGCTAGAagcggttctcaaccagtgggccatggcccactacTGGGCCACAAAGATATTTTCAGGTGGGCCTCAAGCCAATAAAAATTGCTATGCTAttcaaaaatttagttttatttgtgtcactatggttaattttatattgtagtagcaatgaatgatgacactgtttttcattctaattattgaggtaaaagtatttattttaaaaataagttttttatgtagtttttaccttgcatgaaaaagttaatgggccaccaAAATTTTATGCAACGAAAATGGGCCATGaaagaaaaaggttgaaaaccacctTCTAGTCCAGCGCTAATTGAATAAAATACCCTTCCTAATACTGATACGAGAATATCCGTCAGAGACCgtagacttatcgatcgagagTTAGGGGAtctccaaaacagcgctcttactccatagtgacaccttgtgtcctatcactaattaacttataactcgctaattatacgacataattcgcccaaaatcaataggcttctggtaggAGAAATGATGAAGGCACATGtgaaatctgcagcagatccaatctcgctttcgtgagatatcgcgtgcatctaacagacagacaaacagacaaatacctatcaacatactcaccgattaaaatcgataagtaataaacttAACTTAGTTTCTTGAAATTGTAAAGATTATGAAGCCAATCAAAAACTGTTCCTATTAATATCCAAACACTGATTAAATATACATTGACTGCTTTGTTTTCCCTGTTAAGCAtaactcaatatatatattccaaatttaGAAACATTGATTTTGAATACATTCAGAATAGTGAACTCAGTTTTAAACATTCCCACTAGCAAGAAAGAATTGAGATTTTATGGTTTCCTTATtcaaaattctttattttagaaataattcaCAAGTTTTATGACTTTAACTTAAGTTTTTAAGCTTGTCCAATAAGACTCATTAATATGTAAGAAAAAgaacagaatgtatataagatcaTACTCACCACTGCAAAAACAGCACAATACATGGCGAATGATGCGTGACCAGATGGGAAtgattttctgaaaaaatacaGAGTTATGTCTCAACAAGAATTTAATGACAATCTCTCCAACATTGCTAACTCAGGATCATGCTTTGAGCATACTACCTACCGATAACTAACAaatataatcagttttattctaaattatcggtactcctgaagtatgcacaccaagatgtcgcataacctgaaccctaacctggtacacaacctgagttcaggttgtgcgccatcttggtgcgcatacttcaggaggtccaaattaTCTTTATGATAATATCTCTTCCAAGCATAATTGTGTCAAGGGCATTGATCCAAAGTAGGAAGAAAACAAGATAAAGGGCTTGCAGTTCATTCAGTACAAATATCTTAGCTCAAAGATAGCCAAGCTATGTCCCGTCAAAGTATATTTGTGCTCAGCTCTTGAAAATAGTCATGAAAATTTTTGTAACTGCATGAAAAATTTGGATTTATCTTACACTCTTatgaattgttaaaataattttaatgttatattttcATTTCCGTTTTTACGATATCGGCCACCATTAAAATTGACAGTAGCATAACAAATTGGAAAGTAACTGTGTCAATGTTGCCCTCGCAAAAATAACTTCTTCGTCTCTCCTCCCGTACTAGAACCCTCCGTACCTGATATCAGATTTCATTTCTTCTAATTCTTTCGCGCTGTGCCCTGGGTACGAAGTCCTCGTGCATTCGTAGTCCAAGATATACATGTGTTCTATGGAGGAATTACATGCTACACTGGGCAGACAGACATCAAGAAACATGGGTCGCAATCTCCCGACAGTAATTTTTGTGGTGTCAGTTAGAATCTGGTTGATTGTGGCGCCGACGATGAAATAACCTGAATTTAAAGAAAGATTTTTTTATAGGCTGCTTGCTTTCATGTAGaatttgttattctgtgtccaaattcttttaaaatattgttaaagTCATGATTTTGttgctaaaaaaaataattaaccATATTGATATTCGCATTTGCTTTTGAAATTTGATAAGatgtaaacgagaatatcggtcggagaccgaagacttatcgatcgaaactgcagtttcgattcatgaccGCATAGTGACACCGCAtgccccatcactaattaattaataactcgctagtTATACGatataatttatccaaaatccataggcttctggtccgagatatggtGAATGCAGaatcaaccacgcgttcgtgagatatcgcgtgcgtctaacagacaaacagacaaatacctattaacatacttaccgatctaaagatcgataagtaatgagggAATAAAAGTCTGAGAACCCTAAATAAGTTATTTCCTATTATGTACCAGTAAATAAACAGGGACCTGTAGTTCGCCATGTGATTACTACACAAATAGGGATAAATAATTAAATCCTAGCAACTTACCGAATACTCTATACAGTGCAATTACCAGAGGATGGAAAAGCCCTCGTTTTATAATCTGACTTCGCTTGTAATAAATGCATTCTATGAAGCAGGtctgaaaagaaaaataataaatggtTACCCATGGTGTAACAAATTGGGTTCGATACTTTAGCTCtcaaatggggggggggggcaggCGAGACCAACAAGGGAGCACTTTTTTGATGGGGAGTGAAactaatcacaaataaaaatacttgttagattttattttatttcattatttacagaTCCATCTATGAGTACAATTCCCAGTTTCATTTAGACCttacaattttgttttgagcaaacttacataaaaataagaaaaatgttgTATAGTATAATGTGTGGTGTTGGGATAATTTTACCTATAAATAGTTTTGCAAATATGGTTGCATTGATGGCAATTAATCAGAATAAACGATTAAAAAAAGCCGATTGTGTCATCATAGAACTTGTGATTATTTAAATCTATTTGTGATATCATGACTCATCATATTTTGCAACACAACGACTCGTGAAGATATGATGCACGTCTTATGATGCAACGAGCGTACATAAAAGTAATTAATCATAGGATgactgtaaaataaaatttaaccaCTTTCTAATTCTATAAGATATCAGTAGATCGAGGCATTATTTCAGAGATTCGTTTCTTTTATTTCTGCGTGAGTGCCTGCCTGTAACTTTGATCAGAAATCAGTATTTTGTACTTCTGAATGAGTaaccgtaactttgctcagacaagtctcttttacttctgagtaagtgctcataactttgctcaaagatgagtctcctttacttataATTGAGGGATTTACGTAACAAAGATCTTTTATTATGATGTAAACTTATTTAATTATCACTCCCACAATTAAATATGCAATCACGCCCACAGAGTTCAAGACGGTTTGAGTCAATATGGTCATGAAAATATCACAAGATAAAAAATTCTCACACAACAAAAATCCAGTTTCCATTATCTATGGCCCAAACTAGAATCAAGTATAACATTGACGCTCAGGAAGTAATTAAAAACCAAGTTTCTTCTAACTGACGTGCCAGATGACATTTATAATGATTTGACGTCAAATTGCAAAAAACAATGACAGGAAAGTGCCACCGGTAGTTCCAAAGAGTTGCGGTAATACCAGTTGCATCCACTAGATATCGATCATGGACGTACAAAAGaaaatgttattggaatatattcaaaattaccataattatattcaatatactAAATTGCTCAATATTACTATATATGCTCAAAAGTCAAGacaaatcaaattaaattttgatcatttggcaaaatcattttataaaagttACGAAAAGTTGCGTAAATCTTGAAGTGTAGATAGGCTATCCAACTAGTAGTAAAAAAGACATGTAGCATGAATAAAATGTGATAAGATATTTCGTTAACAACATTATTTCTTGAATTCTGCTACGTATCAATAAACTACCAATGCATCACTGAACACACATTTAATTCAAGCACATTGATTGAACGCCATATCAATTTCAACGGTAATTGACCGATCAACCGCCATATTCTAGTCCTGTCCTACAGTGTGAAAAGATGTGGCATGTGGCATTCACAAGTCTCTAGAGACACAATCATTCTTGgatttcattcattcatttaaaGAATTGCCTTTCACAAAAATATTGCTATCCAAAATATTAACATCTTATGGAGTCAAGTACAATAAATGGAATTATTTTTTCTGTAAACTTAAAGTACTGTCCCATAAACTCTGCCAAAATAGAAATAGTATGTGTTGAGGAGTTGAAGggaaaatgatgattttgacACAATCATCATTAATTGTTATATGAGATCAAACACTGTATACTCGTTCTGTCTCACAGTGCGAAAAGATGTGGCATTCACAAGTATCTCTAGAGAGCCAATCATCATtgaaattcattgaaaaactCACTTTTCAATATCAGTGCTATTTAAAAGTGCATACTTTGATAAAGttgataatttgaatatattccaACTTCAAACCATTCAAAAACTGATGGTCAGACATAAAACActtgtatttatatttcaaactaTAGAAAACAGACTATTAATCAAAATTGGGGTGTAGCATACTAGGGTATTGTATACTGAACTGCAAGTCCTTTCACCTTGTTTTACTTTCTATTGCTGATCCATATGTgtcagttgccacaaggatgcttgaacga
Encoded here:
- the LOC120334738 gene encoding phospholipid phosphatase 2-like isoform X1, which codes for MGTLVSRQHEDLKKPLMKLGFDILFFIALVIPISIFNLTDLTPPNVRGFFCSDNSIRYPFRKSTVPSLTLFLIGIPVVIAVTCFIECIYYKRSQIIKRGLFHPLVIALYRVFGYFIVGATINQILTDTTKITVGRLRPMFLDVCLPSVACNSSIEHMYILDYECTRTSYPGHSAKELEEMKSDIRKSFPSGHASFAMYCAVFAVFYLELRMKYKILRMFKIGLQAFALAGAIYTCCTRFLDNKHHATDIVFGAIYGTTMGLFAIYLYYRSLTYPERKCCRHSSNSTSPTSVGSNSVMQSPHIKQPESNGTAANDITLKMEDDTSPL
- the LOC120334738 gene encoding phospholipid phosphatase 2-like isoform X2, with protein sequence MGTLVSRQHEDLKKPLMKLGFDILFFIALVIPISIFNLTDLTPPNVRGFFCSDNSIRYPFRKSTVPSLTLFLIGIPVVIAVTCFIECIYYKRSQIIKRGLFHPLVIALYRVFGYFIVGATINQILTDTTKITVGRLRPMFLDVCLPSVACNSSIEHMYILDYECTRTSYPGHSAKELEEMKSDIRKSFPSGHASFAMYCAVFAVFYLELRMKYKILRMFKIGLQAFALAGAIYTCCTRFLDNKHHATDIVFGAIYGTTMGLFAIYHFSKSLKPLHKKRNCGQSDGKESSSNGETDRLRPLSAPSDESDPDNSATRFISTTEA